The DNA region GCCGGAGCGGGGTGCGTCGAGTGGCCCGCGGGCTCACCGTCACCGGCTACCGCGGCGACGTCCGCGTCCCGGAGCAGCACCACCGTCGCGGACGGCTTGGGCACGGGCGGGGTCACCGCGCCGGACTCGACCGCCCGGATCCGGGCAGGCCAGCCGGGCGGCATCGGGAGCGTCGTTGCTCGCTGGTCCATGCCCGGATGCTAAGCGCCCGGGGGCGGGGTTGGACAGGGGTGATCCGCTGTCCGACCCCGCCCGCGGGGATGTCCTCCGGTCACACCGCGGGTCAGGCCCCGGCGCGGACCCGGACCTGGAGCTCCACCTCGACCGGGGCGTCCAGCGGCAGCACGGTCACGCCGACGGCGCTGCGGGCGTGCACGCCGGCCTCGCCGAGCACCTTGCCGAGCAGCTCGCTCGCACCGTTGATCACGCCGGGCTGGCCGGTGAAGTCCGGGGCGGAGGCGACGAAGCCCACCACCTTGACGACCTGCTCGACCAGGTCCAGGTCACCGATCACCGACTTGACGGCGGCCAGTCCGTTGAGCGCGCAGATCTGCGCGAGCTCCTTGGCCTCCTCCGGGGTGATCTCGGCACCGACCTTGCCGGTGTTCAGCAGCTTGCCGCCCACCATCGGCAGCTGGCCGGAGGTGAAGACGAACTCGCCCGAGCGCACCGCCGGGACGTAGGCGGCGACCGGGGCGGCCACCGGCGGCAGGGTCAGGCCCAGCTCGGCAAGCTTCTCCTCGACCTTGCTCATGCCTGCTTCTCCCGCTTGAAGTAGGCCACCAGCTGCTCCGGGTTCGGACCCGGTACGACCTGGACGAGCTCCCAGCCGTCCGCGCCGAAGTTGTCCAGGATCTGCTTCGTGGCGTGCACGAGCAGGGGTGCCGTCATGTATTCCCACTTGGTCATGGCCAGACTCTAGACGCTCCGCCCCGGCGGTCGGCGCGGCCCGCGCTCGCGCGTGTGAGGTGGCCCACAAAGCGGGCATGATTCATGCCTGGCCCCCCGGGTAGTCCCGGCATCCGGCGCGGTCCCTGGTTACCCTCGCGGGAGGGCACCCTGAGCGGTGCCGCCCTCGGAGACGGACGGAGACGGAGCGTGGCACCCACCCCCGGCCAGGCGGCCCGGCGCGATCCCGACTGGGAGGGCGTGCGGTTGCACGTGGTCAGCGGCAAGGGCGGCACGGGCAAGACGACCCTGGCCGCCGCGCTGGCGCTGGCCCTCGCGGCGGAGGGCCGCCGGACGCTGCTGATCGAGGTGGA from Kitasatospora sp. NBC_00458 includes:
- a CDS encoding RidA family protein, with protein sequence MSKVEEKLAELGLTLPPVAAPVAAYVPAVRSGEFVFTSGQLPMVGGKLLNTGKVGAEITPEEAKELAQICALNGLAAVKSVIGDLDLVEQVVKVVGFVASAPDFTGQPGVINGASELLGKVLGEAGVHARSAVGVTVLPLDAPVEVELQVRVRAGA
- a CDS encoding DUF4177 domain-containing protein, whose protein sequence is MTKWEYMTAPLLVHATKQILDNFGADGWELVQVVPGPNPEQLVAYFKREKQA